In Ferroplasma sp., a single window of DNA contains:
- a CDS encoding stage II sporulation protein M: protein MQIKMPRLRRIFLISFIIELAGFAIISSLPIHDPALYASFKSEDNSIISQSFFPMWLSIFPHNLLIASIEFIPIIGIFMFLFSIGSTASVIAVEGTSTHINGFAIFASLMLLPHSWLELPAYAVAVSTDIYIFYYLIKGTLRDNYLKIIYMYLFIVLELAFAGAIETSEILLEESAHPFDAFYMWIPSVFIIALLIWLFRRINSAEYGHKQEQQPDEYDFNQF, encoded by the coding sequence ATGCAAATAAAGATGCCCCGGCTCAGAAGGATATTCCTGATATCATTTATAATAGAGCTTGCCGGATTTGCCATAATATCATCACTGCCAATACATGATCCGGCACTTTACGCCAGTTTCAAGTCCGAGGATAATTCCATTATATCGCAATCATTTTTCCCCATGTGGCTTAGCATTTTCCCACATAATCTGCTTATTGCATCAATAGAATTTATACCCATAATAGGCATTTTTATGTTTTTATTCTCAATAGGGTCAACAGCCTCAGTAATAGCAGTTGAGGGCACTTCAACCCATATAAATGGTTTTGCTATATTTGCCAGCCTAATGCTGCTTCCACATTCATGGCTGGAGCTTCCTGCATATGCAGTTGCAGTAAGTACCGACATTTATATATTTTATTATCTGATAAAGGGTACCCTGAGGGATAACTATCTGAAAATTATTTACATGTACCTGTTTATTGTGCTAGAGCTCGCATTTGCAGGGGCAATAGAGACTTCAGAAATTCTCCTGGAAGAATCTGCCCATCCATTTGATGCTTTCTATATGTGGATTCCATCTGTATTCATAATTGCCCTTCTTATATGGCTTTTCAGACGTATTAATTCGGCTGAGTACGGGCATAAGCAGGAGCAGCAGCCTGATGAGTACGATTTCAACCAGTTTTAA
- the pheA gene encoding prephenate dehydratase: MKVGYFGEPGAYSNMAAMRMASGDYVPLDSVRTVFRALQDHSIDVGVVPVENSIEGAVNQTYDFLFKTDFYIVKEYYLRVRHCLIGKPDSKLNDIKYAISHPQALAQCSDFIYSHGLKTISEYDTAGSVKIVKDGTDSSRAAIASELAAGIYGMKILARNIENNNSNYTRFFLMSRNPVSPEGRAKISIVFSTENKAGSLYSVLKVFNEYEINMTKIESRPVQYNPFNYIFFIDIERNKNSDAALSRIKDITSPFKVLGVYEMASINE, translated from the coding sequence GTGAAAGTCGGATATTTTGGTGAACCTGGTGCATACAGCAATATGGCTGCAATGCGCATGGCATCCGGAGACTATGTACCATTGGACTCTGTACGTACCGTATTTAGAGCACTTCAGGATCATAGTATAGATGTCGGTGTCGTCCCAGTGGAAAATTCTATTGAGGGTGCAGTAAACCAGACATATGACTTTCTCTTTAAAACAGATTTTTATATTGTGAAGGAGTATTATCTAAGGGTAAGGCACTGCCTTATTGGAAAACCGGATTCAAAGCTAAATGATATAAAATATGCGATCTCACATCCACAGGCTCTGGCCCAGTGTTCAGATTTCATATACAGTCATGGGTTAAAGACTATCAGTGAGTACGACACAGCGGGAAGCGTTAAAATCGTAAAGGATGGTACTGATAGTTCTCGAGCCGCCATAGCCAGTGAACTTGCAGCTGGAATATATGGAATGAAGATACTGGCAAGGAATATAGAAAACAACAATTCTAATTATACAAGGTTTTTCCTCATGTCTAGAAATCCTGTTTCCCCAGAGGGAAGAGCAAAAATATCAATTGTATTTTCAACAGAGAACAAAGCAGGGTCACTTTACAGCGTTCTTAAAGTATTCAATGAATATGAAATTAATATGACGAAAATTGAATCCAGGCCTGTTCAGTATAATCCCTTCAATTACATATTTTTTATAGATATAGAAAGAAATAAAAATTCAGATGCAGCTCTTTCTAGAATAAAAGATATAACCAGTCCTTTCAAGGTGCTTGGAGTTTATGAAATGGCATCTATCAACGAATAA
- a CDS encoding carbon monoxide dehydrogenase subunit G has product MLTFEDSFEVKTKPENAYSQVADMEELVKLVPDLISHEKVSDTEMKLTAKAGVSFIKGKFDLILDVTDKTENQEITLKGRGNGSGASVDFTLNFRFTGDGDTTKVDWKADMNVVGTAASMGARMMKSASQKYITKLVKSYKKALEGEAAE; this is encoded by the coding sequence ATGTTAACCTTTGAGGATTCCTTTGAAGTAAAAACAAAACCTGAAAATGCATACAGCCAGGTAGCGGATATGGAAGAACTTGTCAAACTGGTGCCGGATCTGATAAGCCACGAAAAGGTAAGTGATACTGAAATGAAGCTTACAGCGAAGGCCGGAGTTTCATTTATCAAGGGCAAATTTGACCTTATACTGGATGTTACTGATAAAACCGAAAATCAGGAAATAACACTTAAGGGCAGGGGCAACGGTTCAGGTGCATCCGTAGATTTTACTCTCAACTTCAGGTTCACAGGTGATGGTGACACTACAAAGGTGGACTGGAAGGCTGATATGAATGTAGTAGGAACTGCCGCCAGTATGGGTGCAAGAATGATGAAAAGCGCATCACAGAAATATATAACAAAACTGGTTAAAAGCTATAAAAAAGCCCTGGAAGGGGAAGCGGCGGAATAA
- a CDS encoding gamma carbonic anhydrase family protein, with protein sequence MIYEFEGRVPKIGNNTYIFENATVIGDVQIGDNVWIGPGAVLRGDYGTISVGSYSAIEDNCVIHARPGEKTVIGDHVTVGHLSVIHTGRIGDYAVIGMNSTVSDFATIGEWAAIGEGAVVKNNSVIPEKSIAVGIPAKVVSTVTENYMQLWKKYKENYNTFCNRYAKNLKDHPM encoded by the coding sequence ATGATATATGAATTTGAGGGGAGGGTTCCCAAAATAGGAAACAATACGTATATTTTTGAAAATGCCACCGTAATTGGAGATGTACAGATAGGCGATAATGTATGGATAGGACCTGGAGCAGTTCTCCGTGGAGATTACGGCACCATCAGTGTTGGATCATATTCTGCAATAGAGGACAATTGCGTAATACATGCAAGGCCAGGTGAAAAAACCGTTATTGGGGATCATGTAACCGTGGGGCATCTGTCAGTAATCCACACAGGCAGGATAGGTGATTATGCAGTTATAGGCATGAATTCAACGGTTTCAGATTTCGCAACTATTGGTGAGTGGGCCGCAATAGGGGAGGGTGCTGTTGTCAAAAACAATAGTGTAATACCAGAAAAATCAATTGCAGTTGGTATACCTGCTAAAGTTGTCAGTACCGTAACTGAGAATTATATGCAGTTATGGAAAAAATATAAAGAGAATTATAACACCTTTTGCAACCGTTACGCAAAAAATCTTAAAGATCACCCTATGTAA
- a CDS encoding peroxiredoxin gives MVNEGEMAPDFEALDTGLKSRKLSDYKGNVTVLAFFPGAFTSVCTKEMCTFRDSMANFNKLNAKVVGISVDSPFSLKEFATKNNLQFDLLSDGNREISEKYGVLYQNFLNLNKLTASKRSVFVLDKTGKVVYRWVSEDAGKEPDYKKIEEVVSKYN, from the coding sequence ATGGTAAACGAAGGAGAAATGGCCCCTGATTTTGAGGCACTTGATACAGGATTGAAGAGCAGAAAGTTATCGGATTATAAGGGAAATGTGACAGTTCTGGCATTTTTCCCTGGTGCATTTACATCTGTTTGTACAAAGGAAATGTGCACATTCAGAGATTCTATGGCAAATTTCAATAAATTGAATGCAAAGGTAGTGGGAATAAGTGTGGATTCACCATTCTCTCTGAAGGAATTTGCAACAAAAAACAACCTTCAGTTTGACCTGCTCAGTGACGGAAACAGAGAAATATCAGAAAAATACGGAGTTTTATATCAAAATTTCCTTAACCTGAATAAATTAACCGCATCAAAGAGGTCTGTATTCGTCCTTGATAAAACAGGAAAGGTTGTATACAGATGGGTAAGTGAAGATGCAGGAAAAGAGCCAGATTATAAAAAGATAGAAGAAGTTGTATCGAAATATAACTAA
- a CDS encoding transaldolase family protein: MKFFLDSCDLNEIKEISDYGFIDGVTTDPSSIAHEVCKGSTTEQVIGSIIKAVNGEVHIQVVAQDYDTIMSQALKIHSLGMNVIVKIPATFVGLKAMLKLNDKKVKCSASSVYNSVQALMAAQNYAEYVSIRTGAIEINGKDGMELAYIASETFKNSKFDSKVLVTNITNPEHIVRAGMMGVGAISVPYNLIKMLGSHINTEKDIVEYMQEWNRIPESSRTFFNR, encoded by the coding sequence ATGAAATTCTTTCTTGACAGCTGTGATTTAAATGAGATAAAGGAGATTTCGGATTACGGATTTATAGATGGGGTTACCACCGACCCCTCTTCAATTGCACATGAGGTATGTAAGGGGAGTACAACAGAGCAGGTGATAGGGAGCATAATAAAAGCTGTTAACGGGGAAGTTCACATACAGGTTGTTGCACAGGATTATGATACAATAATGTCACAGGCATTGAAAATACATTCCCTGGGAATGAATGTAATAGTAAAAATCCCTGCAACTTTTGTGGGTTTAAAGGCAATGCTAAAACTGAACGACAAGAAAGTAAAATGTTCGGCATCCTCTGTTTATAACTCTGTACAGGCACTTATGGCAGCGCAGAACTATGCCGAATATGTTTCCATAAGAACAGGCGCAATAGAGATCAACGGGAAGGATGGCATGGAACTTGCCTATATTGCCTCTGAAACATTTAAAAACAGCAAATTTGATTCCAAAGTGCTTGTTACCAATATTACAAACCCGGAGCATATAGTCCGAGCCGGAATGATGGGCGTTGGTGCAATCTCTGTCCCATACAATTTGATAAAAATGCTCGGGAGCCATATAAACACTGAAAAAGATATTGTGGAATATATGCAGGAATGGAACAGGATACCAGAAAGTAGCAGGACGTTTTTTAACAGGTAG
- a CDS encoding alpha/beta hydrolase codes for MQRKYCQTPYGKLSFLDRDSGYPVIFLHGLGGTSNTWLKIEPLLDDGIRPILVDLLGHGHSDKPEIDYTIGQQANAVKSLVDSLGLENFSMVGNSYGGWISLKFASTVSNPDMLFLVDSAGISPTPGERGPEVVKGFIDSILKVRNYKNRDALERIMKNNARSVEKITMEELAAIKCPTTIIWGREDRVISLDYGEKLNKGIRGSQIIVIDGAGHTPFIDLPGKFASIINKKVSGQR; via the coding sequence ATGCAGAGGAAATACTGCCAGACCCCATATGGAAAACTATCATTTCTGGATAGGGATAGTGGCTACCCTGTGATTTTCCTCCACGGACTGGGTGGAACCAGCAATACCTGGCTGAAAATAGAGCCATTGCTGGATGATGGGATCAGGCCCATACTTGTGGATCTTCTGGGCCACGGTCATTCAGATAAGCCTGAAATTGATTATACAATAGGCCAGCAGGCAAATGCAGTGAAGTCCCTGGTGGACAGCCTTGGGCTGGAAAATTTTTCCATGGTTGGGAACTCATACGGCGGCTGGATATCTTTGAAATTTGCCTCCACAGTATCAAATCCTGATATGCTCTTCCTGGTAGACAGCGCCGGCATATCTCCCACACCAGGAGAGCGTGGACCTGAAGTAGTTAAGGGTTTTATTGATTCTATACTGAAGGTGAGGAATTATAAAAACAGAGACGCATTAGAACGGATTATGAAGAATAATGCCCGCAGTGTGGAAAAAATTACCATGGAAGAACTTGCCGCAATTAAATGCCCTACAACCATTATCTGGGGCAGGGAAGATAGGGTTATATCCCTCGACTATGGAGAAAAATTAAATAAGGGGATAAGAGGAAGCCAGATAATCGTTATAGATGGTGCAGGCCACACCCCCTTTATTGACTTGCCAGGCAAATTTGCCAGCATTATAAACAAGAAAGTTTCCGGCCAGAGATAA
- a CDS encoding hydroxymethylglutaryl-CoA reductase, degradative produces MDSLIHGFHNMSIEDRRKLIKEFSGLTEEDMETMDYRMPMDAAGNMIENVYTVMDYPVGIATNFRINGRDYLIPMSLEEPSVVAACSNGAKYARPVGFTAYSTASLMRGEIELYNVPDPDYAIIKIFQNKEKILEMANTRSRTLSSMNAGAKSIEVHYVNNELIVNLVIDVADAMGANIINTMLEYVSGYIEELTGAKSNLRIMSNLTTERVTYAYAKFDGKKLGQETVDRIIMANEFAKHDIYRATTHNKGIMNGIDAVLLATMNDFRAQEANAHAYASINGYGPLTDYRKDADGNLIGSIKIPVAVGTVGGATKTSRKAMLAMKIMKISGSTEFATVLASVGLAQNFAALRALADEGIQSGHMKLHARNIAIAAGATGDMIEKVAGEMILRKNISYTAAKEIIEKIRG; encoded by the coding sequence ATGGATTCATTGATACACGGCTTTCATAATATGAGTATCGAAGATCGGAGAAAACTCATAAAAGAATTTTCAGGATTAACAGAAGAGGATATGGAAACTATGGATTACAGAATGCCCATGGATGCAGCGGGAAATATGATAGAAAATGTATACACAGTCATGGATTATCCCGTTGGTATAGCAACAAATTTTAGGATAAATGGCAGAGATTATTTGATCCCAATGAGCCTTGAGGAGCCATCAGTTGTTGCCGCCTGCTCGAATGGTGCAAAATATGCAAGGCCCGTGGGATTTACAGCATATTCAACAGCATCTTTAATGAGGGGAGAGATCGAACTTTACAACGTGCCCGATCCCGATTATGCTATAATTAAAATATTTCAGAATAAGGAAAAAATACTGGAAATGGCAAATACAAGATCCAGAACACTTTCCAGCATGAACGCCGGTGCAAAATCCATTGAGGTCCATTATGTAAATAATGAATTGATTGTTAATCTGGTGATTGATGTTGCGGACGCAATGGGGGCAAACATAATTAACACAATGCTAGAATATGTTTCAGGTTACATCGAAGAACTGACAGGTGCAAAATCAAATTTAAGAATTATGAGCAACCTTACCACAGAGAGAGTAACATATGCCTATGCAAAATTTGATGGAAAAAAACTGGGCCAGGAAACAGTTGATAGAATCATAATGGCCAATGAATTTGCAAAACATGATATATACAGGGCCACAACACATAACAAGGGAATAATGAACGGGATAGATGCTGTACTGCTTGCCACTATGAATGATTTCAGGGCACAGGAGGCAAATGCCCATGCCTATGCATCAATAAACGGTTATGGGCCGCTCACAGATTACCGGAAAGATGCTGATGGAAATCTAATAGGATCAATAAAAATCCCTGTTGCTGTGGGCACTGTTGGAGGGGCCACAAAAACATCAAGGAAGGCAATGCTTGCCATGAAGATTATGAAAATTTCGGGGTCCACAGAATTCGCAACAGTACTTGCATCTGTAGGGCTAGCACAGAATTTTGCTGCCCTGAGGGCACTTGCAGATGAGGGTATACAGAGTGGGCATATGAAGCTGCATGCCAGAAACATTGCAATAGCTGCAGGTGCCACCGGAGACATGATTGAGAAGGTTGCCGGTGAAATGATATTAAGAAAGAATATAAGCTATACAGCAGCAAAGGAAATCATTGAAAAAATAAGAGGATGA
- a CDS encoding nuclear transport factor 2 family protein translates to MEELEELVRKYYDAVDGNDLETLFSVFSEDIVYERPGYSPIKGMKDFKDFYRNNRIIKNGKHTLSNIIVHKPYVIVEGQFKGTLKDGRESYTKFVDVYTFDGKKAIKRHTYFDGQNV, encoded by the coding sequence ATGGAAGAACTTGAAGAACTTGTAAGGAAATATTATGATGCCGTGGACGGCAATGATCTTGAAACATTGTTTTCCGTATTTTCGGAAGACATAGTTTATGAAAGGCCAGGGTATAGCCCTATAAAAGGAATGAAGGATTTCAAAGATTTTTACAGGAATAACAGGATTATAAAGAATGGAAAACATACACTGTCGAATATAATAGTCCATAAACCATATGTAATTGTTGAGGGGCAATTCAAGGGAACACTGAAGGATGGGAGAGAATCCTACACAAAATTTGTAGATGTTTATACATTTGATGGGAAGAAGGCCATAAAAAGGCATACATACTTTGATGGACAGAACGTTTAA
- the pyrB gene encoding aspartate carbamoyltransferase, whose product MLKNRSIISIADLSDEDINEIFTEADKMLENLNSGQKMNDMESRILATLFYEPSTRTRLSFESAMQRLGGSVISMADSKTSSTSKGETLADTVRIVESYSDIIVIRHPLEGAALLASKFSSKPIINAGDGSGEHPTQTLIDLYTIRKESGSIDGKTITIIGDLKYGRTVHSLLSALARYRVKVNLVSPESLALPRHVYNEIKDKLKVNVSTDLEPFLSQTDILYVTRIQKERFTDKNEYARLIGSYKITGREADMLPSGAIVMHPLPRVDEISPEVDNRESAKYFRQAYYGVPVRMALISMIAGE is encoded by the coding sequence ATGTTAAAAAACAGAAGTATTATTTCAATTGCAGACCTGTCTGATGAGGATATCAATGAAATATTCACAGAGGCAGATAAAATGCTTGAAAACCTCAATTCCGGGCAAAAAATGAATGATATGGAATCCCGAATACTGGCCACCCTTTTCTATGAGCCAAGTACGAGAACCCGGCTGTCATTTGAATCTGCAATGCAGCGGCTAGGGGGGTCAGTCATAAGTATGGCCGATTCTAAAACATCATCAACATCCAAGGGGGAAACACTGGCAGACACAGTTAGAATAGTTGAATCATACTCTGATATTATAGTTATAAGGCATCCACTTGAAGGCGCGGCCCTGCTTGCATCAAAATTTTCATCTAAACCTATAATAAATGCAGGGGATGGTTCAGGAGAGCATCCAACACAGACACTGATTGACCTGTATACAATACGCAAAGAATCTGGGTCTATAGATGGAAAGACCATCACAATTATAGGTGATCTTAAGTACGGAAGAACAGTGCATTCATTGCTTTCGGCGCTGGCCAGGTACAGGGTCAAGGTAAATCTTGTTTCTCCGGAGAGCCTTGCCCTCCCAAGGCATGTGTATAATGAAATCAAGGATAAGTTAAAGGTTAACGTTTCCACAGACCTTGAGCCATTCCTGAGCCAGACAGACATATTATATGTTACCAGAATACAGAAAGAAAGATTTACCGATAAAAATGAATACGCCAGACTTATCGGTTCCTATAAAATCACAGGAAGAGAGGCGGATATGTTGCCCTCAGGGGCAATTGTAATGCACCCCCTACCCAGAGTTGATGAAATATCACCTGAAGTTGATAACAGGGAATCAGCAAAATATTTCAGGCAGGCTTATTATGGTGTGCCGGTGAGAATGGCACTTATATCCATGATAGCAGGTGAATAA
- the pyrI gene encoding aspartate carbamoyltransferase regulatory subunit, with the protein MDKTLKISKIKDGTVIDHIDAGKALKVLNILGIDESNSISIGIRVMSGKIGYKDVIKIENKFLEKIELDKIALIANRATISIIKNYEIIEKFSLDMPETFKGIVKCDNQNCITNAGEPVRSEFSTVESNPLTIKCIYCKKEMSGDEILRNI; encoded by the coding sequence ATGGACAAAACATTAAAAATATCCAAAATAAAGGATGGAACAGTTATAGATCACATAGATGCAGGAAAGGCCCTGAAAGTGCTTAACATCCTGGGCATAGACGAATCAAATTCCATAAGCATCGGGATAAGGGTGATGAGCGGAAAAATAGGATACAAGGACGTAATTAAAATTGAAAATAAATTCCTTGAAAAAATTGAACTGGACAAGATCGCATTGATAGCAAACAGGGCAACGATAAGCATTATCAAAAATTATGAAATAATAGAAAAATTCAGTCTCGATATGCCTGAAACATTCAAAGGCATAGTAAAATGTGATAACCAGAACTGCATTACAAACGCCGGTGAGCCTGTCAGATCTGAATTCAGTACAGTTGAATCCAATCCTCTAACGATTAAATGCATATACTGCAAGAAGGAAATGTCAGGGGATGAAATCCTGAGAAATATTTGA
- a CDS encoding diphthine--ammonia ligase, producing the protein MKAISLFSGGKDSFLSAMMAAEQGYEIEYGITIVPEEYSMMFHYPNSRVSEYAASLLGFPVKYIKEEEYMEYISRVCMGKIDAIVTGAIASDYQKTRIEKLCYKTHTIVYSPLWRKKQDFIIEQLILRNIRAMIVSVSAEGFTEADLGQTINERYFIHLKELESRYRINIAGEGGEYETFVYGLGKENINMPKGKKTWKNSGGYLIFKP; encoded by the coding sequence ATGAAGGCGATTTCCTTATTTTCAGGAGGCAAGGATTCCTTTTTATCTGCCATGATGGCTGCGGAACAGGGATATGAAATAGAATATGGCATTACTATTGTACCAGAAGAATACTCTATGATGTTCCATTACCCGAATTCCAGGGTTTCTGAATATGCTGCATCACTTCTAGGGTTTCCTGTAAAATACATAAAAGAAGAAGAATACATGGAATACATCTCCCGAGTGTGCATGGGGAAAATAGACGCAATAGTAACCGGGGCCATAGCGTCAGATTACCAGAAAACCAGAATAGAAAAGTTATGTTATAAAACACACACTATTGTTTATTCGCCCCTCTGGAGGAAAAAGCAGGACTTTATAATAGAACAGCTTATCCTCCGCAATATACGGGCAATGATAGTTTCTGTCTCTGCTGAAGGCTTCACTGAGGCGGACCTAGGTCAAACCATAAATGAAAGGTATTTTATTCATTTAAAGGAACTTGAAAGCAGGTATAGAATAAATATTGCTGGGGAAGGTGGGGAATATGAAACATTTGTTTACGGCCTTGGAAAAGAAAATATAAACATGCCAAAAGGTAAAAAAACATGGAAAAATTCTGGGGGATACCTGATCTTTAAACCGTAG
- a CDS encoding DUF120 domain-containing protein has product MDYNLYNTVKVLKKLSGSGNTVYLSSGQLAEELNVSQQTASRFIIELTDGKYIERTLQNRKQKITLLEPSLDLLYSELNELNSILEMRQDFELRGEIQSGLREGKYYISQEGYMNQFRARLGIKPYPGTLNIKIYPEYENVLRRIRSADGIHIDGFKDNERTFGAVKCFQGRIDGTAAWLIFPERSSYTDIVEIISEKFLRRDLNLNDHDRLTIRVTLDK; this is encoded by the coding sequence ATGGATTATAACCTGTATAACACTGTAAAGGTGTTAAAAAAACTATCCGGTTCAGGAAATACCGTGTATTTATCATCCGGACAGCTTGCAGAAGAGCTTAATGTAAGCCAGCAGACCGCTTCAAGATTTATCATTGAATTAACAGATGGAAAGTATATAGAGAGAACACTTCAGAATAGAAAACAGAAAATAACGCTTCTGGAGCCATCGCTAGATCTGCTTTATTCAGAATTAAATGAACTCAATTCCATTCTGGAAATGAGGCAGGATTTCGAGTTAAGAGGAGAAATACAGAGTGGCCTAAGGGAGGGGAAATACTACATATCCCAGGAGGGATATATGAACCAGTTCAGGGCAAGGCTGGGAATAAAGCCATACCCTGGAACCCTGAATATAAAAATTTACCCGGAATATGAAAACGTATTGCGTAGAATAAGGAGTGCAGATGGCATTCACATTGATGGTTTTAAGGATAATGAAAGAACATTCGGTGCTGTAAAATGCTTCCAGGGAAGGATTGACGGTACTGCTGCCTGGCTCATATTCCCGGAAAGAAGCAGTTACACCGATATAGTAGAGATTATATCTGAAAAATTCCTGAGAAGGGACCTAAATCTCAATGACCACGACCGGCTAACCATAAGAGTAACACTGGATAAATGA
- a CDS encoding translation initiation factor IF-2 subunit beta: protein MEFDYNKLLNDASGVLSSKTHTEERLKVPEPEIIFEGKATIIRNFLDIAEMLNRNPEDLVKYLTKEFGIGASISGRRLVINRKLREEDIKDKLNAYMATYVLCYECSSPDTTIEKVGRTYLLVCKACGAEHPIRASREIKENEEQISEGKMYNVTINEIGRSGEGHAFYGDFTIYVPGTKKGEHVKVLVKKIRKNIAIGEVVK from the coding sequence ATGGAATTCGATTATAATAAATTGCTAAATGATGCATCAGGGGTACTATCGTCCAAAACACATACAGAGGAAAGGCTAAAGGTTCCTGAACCAGAAATTATATTCGAGGGAAAAGCAACTATTATCAGAAATTTTCTTGATATAGCTGAAATGCTGAACAGGAACCCTGAAGACCTTGTAAAATATCTGACCAAGGAATTTGGGATTGGAGCCAGCATCAGCGGGAGAAGGCTTGTGATAAACAGAAAACTTAGGGAGGAGGATATAAAAGATAAGTTGAATGCATATATGGCAACATATGTACTGTGTTACGAATGTTCCTCGCCTGACACAACGATTGAAAAAGTTGGACGTACATATCTTCTGGTTTGTAAGGCGTGTGGAGCTGAACATCCAATCAGGGCATCCAGGGAAATTAAGGAGAATGAGGAGCAGATTTCGGAGGGCAAGATGTATAACGTTACCATAAATGAGATAGGACGTTCTGGTGAAGGGCACGCATTCTACGGCGACTTTACAATATATGTTCCCGGAACTAAAAAGGGAGAACATGTAAAGGTTCTTGTTAAAAAAATTAGAAAAAACATAGCCATAGGGGAAGTTGTAAAATAA
- a CDS encoding ribbon-helix-helix domain-containing protein has protein sequence MNEKNEKLTIRISNDELEEIDSFLSYNNSYTSRSEFIRMAVLEYISIKRVGIITKNNSIHPDPLIEKAVSKMVSAGFYKSIDAAYEEIIREAWRRNIVSGMLKNADEEYSKIENILEGEKKYDKL, from the coding sequence ATGAATGAAAAGAATGAAAAATTGACAATAAGAATCTCAAACGATGAACTGGAGGAAATAGATTCTTTTCTTTCATACAATAACAGCTATACCAGCAGGTCTGAATTCATCAGAATGGCAGTTCTTGAATATATTTCAATTAAACGTGTAGGAATTATAACAAAAAATAATAGTATACATCCAGACCCACTAATAGAAAAGGCAGTGAGTAAAATGGTATCCGCTGGATTTTATAAAAGTATAGATGCAGCATACGAGGAGATAATAAGGGAGGCATGGAGAAGAAATATTGTTTCTGGCATGCTGAAGAACGCAGATGAGGAATATAGCAAAATAGAAAATATACTGGAGGGAGAAAAGAAATATGATAAATTATGA